The genome window TTTTGCCTCTTGATTACTAACTTAGAACTACAAAAAGTTAACTAAAATGGGACTTATTTTTTTAGAAAAATGCTCTTGGGGATAGTGTTTTGCTTCTGATATTTTCTTTAATGTAATATTAGGATTTGCTTTGGCAATAGCTTCTACTGGATCGATACTAAGCCAAGGATCATCTATTCCCCAAAGAATTAGACAAGGTTTTTCCCATGTTTTTAACCCTGCTTCAATTTCTTTCATACTATCAAGAAACTGCATTCTTCTAACCATTGTTACCATGGTTCTACCTGCCAAAGAAGAAGTTATAATGGGTTTACGGTAGTAGGCTAAATTTTCATCAGAAATGACATATCCTGCACCTTTTTCGAGAGTTCGATCTACAAATAAAGGATCTTGGGTTATCATATCACCAAGGAAAGGAACGCCACATTGTTTGATTAACCAAGGTACTTTTGCACTGGTAGAAATAGGACTATTTAAAATAATTAATTTATCAATTTTGTCTGGATTTTGGAGGGCATATTGAATGCCAATGGTAGCTAAAAATCCTTGGATTACTAAGCTAACTTTTTCTACTTTAAAGGCATCAATAAAATCTGTTAATGCTTTGATATAGGCTTCGGGAGTGTAGGCAAAATCTCTTTTGTCTGGTTTATCAGAGTTCGCCCATCCTAACCAATCAGGGGCGATCGCACTGTAGCCAGATTCCGCTACAAAGGGCATAATTTCTGTCCAACAAAAACTCTGGGATGGTAAACCATGAAGAAAAAAAATAGGGCTTTTATCTGTTTCTTGAACAGGAAAACAAGAGCGAAAAAACCATTCTACATTACCGACTTTTCTTTTATTTTCTACTATTTTCATTATAGTTTTATATATATTTTTATCTATTTTTCTAACTTTTCAGTTTATCATCAATGTTCCCTGATAAGGTAATGAGCAGTTTAGAATAGTTAGATATT of Cyanobacterium sp. HL-69 contains these proteins:
- a CDS encoding Hydrolase, alpha/beta fold family protein, which translates into the protein MKIVENKRKVGNVEWFFRSCFPVQETDKSPIFFLHGLPSQSFCWTEIMPFVAESGYSAIAPDWLGWANSDKPDKRDFAYTPEAYIKALTDFIDAFKVEKVSLVIQGFLATIGIQYALQNPDKIDKLIILNSPISTSAKVPWLIKQCGVPFLGDMITQDPLFVDRTLEKGAGYVISDENLAYYRKPIITSSLAGRTMVTMVRRMQFLDSMKEIEAGLKTWEKPCLILWGIDDPWLSIDPVEAIAKANPNITLKKISEAKHYPQEHFSKKISPILVNFL